GCAACCTGACCGTCCAGTTCGTGGAGGACGGTGTCTTCGTGGACCGCTTGGAAATCAAGGCCGGCCTCTGGACCGCCAGCCCCGCACAGACCTTCGTCGATCTCTGGCGCCAGGGCAGCCGGGGCCGTGAAGGCGCCGAGAAACTCCTGCGGAACTACCTCCACCCGCTGTGGAACGGGCAAAAACTCTACGCCTCATGGCCGCTGATCGAGGGGACACCGTGACGAAACCACAACATGCCAGCGGCTATGAGGAACGCTCAACGGAAGCGGTCCGCCGCGTCCTGATTGATCTCGCTCACCTGCTTGGCGCCTACCGCGAACAGCTGGTCATCGTCGGCGGCCTGGTGCCTTCCCTGATCCTCACCGCGGCCGATGAACCTCACGTGGGCACCATGGACATCGATCTCGCTCTGGACGCCGGCACCCTGAAAGAGGAGGACGCATACGCCGAAGTCATCCGGCTGCTGGAGCGCGGAGGCTTCTACCGCAACGCAGAAGGCGAGCATCCGGATCTCCGAGCATTTCAGATGGCCACCGACGTCGACCTGGAGGATGGGGGTCCCGTCGTCAAAGTCGAAGTTGATCTGCTGATTCCGGATGGCGTCAAATTGGACAAGCATCGCCCGCCGCTGGTGAAGGGGCTACGCACCATGGCCATGAAGGGGATCGGGCTGGCCCTTCAGCATGCCTCGGACGTGACCATTAAGGGGCGGACCCGTCGGGGCCGACAAGATGAGGCGACCCTCCGCGTTGTGGAGTTAGAAGCGTTCCTGGTGCTCAAAGGGCTCGCCCTGCTGGGCCGACGAGAACCGAAGGACGCCTATGACGTGTACTACACCGTGCGCCACGCCCCTGAAGGTCCGGAAGCACTGGGACGGGCCTGCCAGGCGCTGCAGGATCACCCGGACGCTCGGCGCGCCTATGACGCGATTGCTCAAAAATTCGAGCATCTCGACAGCTATGGCCCAGGCGCGGTGCTGGACTTCCTGAGCCAGGAGGAGAGCAATGCTGATGCGCTGCAACTGGACGCCCACCGTCAGGTCCGGGCTTGGAGTTCAGGCCTCCGGGGGGCTCAGAACGGAAAAGGTGACGTGGGAGCGCCGGACCCTTGACCCTTGCTTATCACTCTCTCTGCCTTATTGATAACGGCGTGGGTTCGCATCAAATCCGCCCTCGGCACTGTCACTGCTCTCCGCACCCATCGGCGTTGGAGAATGCCAAGCCAGTGCAGACCAACACCGTTCTCAATAGGGCTTAACTTGGCGAAGGCACGATTTTTGGCTACCTCGAATTAGAAGTGAAATTCTGCTGTCTGACACGCGTACCGTTATTCACGTCTTGGATGACGGTACTTACGCAAACCTCTCGTCATTGCACGGAAAGGGTGTCCGACTTCCAGCCGGGCACCC
This genomic stretch from Deinococcus humi harbors:
- a CDS encoding nucleotidyl transferase AbiEii/AbiGii toxin family protein; its protein translation is MTKPQHASGYEERSTEAVRRVLIDLAHLLGAYREQLVIVGGLVPSLILTAADEPHVGTMDIDLALDAGTLKEEDAYAEVIRLLERGGFYRNAEGEHPDLRAFQMATDVDLEDGGPVVKVEVDLLIPDGVKLDKHRPPLVKGLRTMAMKGIGLALQHASDVTIKGRTRRGRQDEATLRVVELEAFLVLKGLALLGRREPKDAYDVYYTVRHAPEGPEALGRACQALQDHPDARRAYDAIAQKFEHLDSYGPGAVLDFLSQEESNADALQLDAHRQVRAWSSGLRGAQNGKGDVGAPDP